Proteins co-encoded in one Juglans regia cultivar Chandler chromosome 16, Walnut 2.0, whole genome shotgun sequence genomic window:
- the LOC109006694 gene encoding CDP-diacylglycerol--inositol 3-phosphatidyltransferase 1-like — protein sequence MMDTKLPRSKLSVYLYIPNIIGYIRILMNCLAFGVCFSNKKLFSILYLISFVCDALDGYFARKLNQVSTFGAVLDMVTDRISTACLLVILSQVYRPGLIFLSLLALDIASHWLQMYSTFLFGRASHKDVKDSTNWLFKAYYGNRIFMAYCCVSCEVLYIILFLVAKNQTNDVIDVLVYTAKQNSLLSLLVALALFGWAIKQAINIIQMKTAADLCVLYDINKKQRP from the exons ATGATGGACACCAAGTTGCCTCGTTCAAAATTATCTGTGTACCTGTACATTCCCAATATCATAG GATACATAAGAATACTCATGAACTGCCTTGCCTTTGGCGTATGCTTTTCGAACAAAAAGTTATTTTCCATTCTATACCTAATCAG CTTTGTTTGTGATGCCTTGGATGGCTACTTTGCCCGCAAGCTTAATCAAG TTTCAACCTTTGGTGCTGTTTTGGACATGGTGACAGACAG GATTAGCACTGCTTGTCTTCTTGTCATCCTCTCTCAAGTTTATAG GCCTGGGTTGATCTTTTTGTCATTGCTTGCCTTAGATATTGCCAGCCATTGGCTGCAAATGTACAG cacTTTTTTGTTCGGTAGGGCTAGTCATAAAGATGTAAAAGACAGCACAAATTGGCTTTTTAAGGCATACTATGGGAACAGGATATTTATGGCCTACTGTTGTGTGTCATGTGAG GTTCTTTACATTATTCTATTTCTTGTtgcaaaaaaccaaacaaatgaTGTGATTGAT GTTTTAGTATATACTGCAAAACAGAATTCACTCCTGTCTCTTTTAGTTGCTTTAGCTCTGTTTGGCTGGGCAATCAAGCAAGCAATCAACATAATTCAG